A region of Acidobacteriota bacterium DNA encodes the following proteins:
- a CDS encoding MgtC/SapB family protein: MDDATLRDLGLLLAMCGGAAVGVERERSGHLKGQEGRFAGVRTFTLLGGLGGGAGWLYAANLTWLGVVLLASGAMMALLAYAAASREHDIDGTTEVAALVTLMAGVFAGAGQARLAGAIIAVTVLILVEKSRMHDFVDRMDEMAMRAAIRFTVMAVVILPMLPEGPYGPLGGFRPRQLWMFVLFFSGLSFIGYVARMFVGARQGYLIAGLLGGMVSSTSVTLTFARASRTEDTQVGAPLGYGVIGACTVMFVRIVAATAVLSMTLMLTILPYIVAPFLVGLVGVLIGWRRKQEERHEIETHQNPLQFSAALQMAVLFQVVMFVVDAVRAAWGDVGVIVSGALLGFADVDALLLSMAKNASTSGFAATSALAVAAGALSNTLLKLGFALAVSRPPFRRVVGIGLGAMALAALASILLVR; the protein is encoded by the coding sequence ATGGATGACGCCACGCTTCGCGACCTCGGATTGCTGCTGGCGATGTGTGGCGGCGCAGCGGTCGGGGTCGAGCGCGAGCGGTCGGGCCATCTCAAAGGCCAGGAGGGTCGTTTTGCCGGCGTGCGGACCTTCACGCTGCTCGGGGGCTTGGGCGGCGGCGCGGGATGGCTCTACGCCGCTAATCTCACATGGCTCGGGGTCGTGCTGCTAGCGAGCGGGGCGATGATGGCGCTGCTCGCGTACGCGGCCGCGTCGCGCGAGCACGACATCGATGGCACCACCGAGGTGGCCGCGCTGGTCACCTTGATGGCCGGCGTCTTTGCCGGAGCGGGGCAGGCTCGCCTGGCTGGCGCGATCATCGCCGTCACCGTGCTGATCCTGGTAGAGAAGTCGCGAATGCACGACTTCGTCGATCGGATGGACGAGATGGCAATGCGCGCCGCCATTCGATTTACAGTGATGGCCGTCGTCATCCTCCCAATGCTGCCCGAAGGCCCGTACGGTCCGCTCGGCGGATTCCGGCCACGCCAACTGTGGATGTTCGTGCTGTTTTTTTCGGGCCTCAGCTTTATCGGCTACGTGGCGCGCATGTTTGTGGGCGCGCGGCAGGGATATCTCATCGCCGGGCTGCTTGGCGGAATGGTGTCGTCGACGAGCGTGACGCTGACGTTTGCGCGGGCGAGCCGGACCGAAGATACGCAGGTCGGCGCGCCACTCGGCTATGGGGTGATCGGGGCGTGTACCGTCATGTTCGTGCGCATCGTGGCGGCCACGGCCGTGCTGTCGATGACGCTGATGCTCACCATCCTGCCGTACATCGTGGCGCCTTTTCTGGTTGGTCTCGTGGGCGTGCTGATCGGCTGGCGCCGGAAGCAGGAGGAGCGTCACGAAATCGAGACGCACCAGAATCCGCTCCAATTCTCGGCTGCGCTCCAGATGGCGGTTCTCTTCCAGGTCGTCATGTTCGTCGTGGACGCGGTTCGAGCCGCGTGGGGCGATGTCGGCGTCATCGTGTCGGGCGCACTGCTCGGCTTCGCCGACGTCGACGCGCTGCTGCTCTCGATGGCGAAGAACGCGTCGACCTCCGGTTTCGCCGCGACATCGGCGCTGGCTGTGGCCGCTGGGGCCCTCTCGAACACACTGCTCAAGCTGGGCTTCGCGCTGGCGGTTTCGCGGCCGCCGTTCCGCCGCGTCGTCGGCATCGGACTCGGCGCCATGGCGCTGGCCGCCCTCGCGTCGATTCTGCTGGTCAGATAG